The DNA region AAGCTCGACCTCAGCCACATGATGGTGCGCACCGAGGTAAGAAGCAAGAAAGCCGATTCCCATCTGGGGCATGTGTTTGACGACGGTCCAGGGCCGAACGGCCTTCGCTACTGCATCAATTCGGCCGCGCTTCGGTTCGTTCCGAAGAAGGATCTGGAGAAGGAAGGCTACGGCGAATACCTGCAGCTGTTTGAGAAGTAAGCGGGTCTTCCGTCTTTGCATCCGATTAATATCGGGCCCGGCCGGGTAATATGACAGTAATCGAACATATAAATGGAGGGATTTCACGATGCCTTGGAGCAAGCATGACTATCCGCCATCCATGAAAAACCTCGAGCCCCGGGTCCGGAACAAAGCCGTGGAAATCGCGAACGCCCTGCTGGAGGAAGATTACGATGAAGGCCGCGCGATTGCCATCGCCACGGCCAAAGCCCAGGAGTGGGACGAGAACCATCCGGATGAGAAGGAGTAGTCTGATGGTTTACGCTACCTATATCATTTATAGAAAACAAGTCCCGAGAACGGGACTTGTTTTTTTCATATTGGCTGCGTATATCGAATCCCGCTAATATTCTAGTAAAAGCTAAACACTCACTACCCAAGCCACTGGTTTCATTCATGAAATGGAAATTAATCTACTCGTATCGTGATTTTTTGGCCAGTTGGTTTATTCGAGAAGGGTCTGCTGAACTCACTGAAAATGAATTCCATCCCTTGGATTTGATCAGAAAGCGGCGGGGATATGATGTAGTTAAACGATGAATGACCAGAGGCACTGCGTCCGGTATCCATGCTGCAGTCGTATTCATCTCCCACATATAATTCGAAATGCTTCAGTTCATATGAAGGCTCCGATTCGTTTGTTACGTCCCAGTCCACATTGAAGGTGACTACGCTTGCATTGTCATATTGCCGTACAGAGGTCACGGTATAGAAGAATTCCCCTTGTTCCACGGATTTCAGCACGGGAATATGCTTTCTGAATCCGGTCGGCTTTACGACGGGCTTGAAATATTGTTCGGTTAACAATGCAGCAAACACGGATTTTAAAAAATCCGGATAGAACTCATAATCAGCTGCCCATTTCTCTATGTATTCTAATGGCGGATAGCCTGGATTATGGTTTGAGAGCTCCTTGCGTTCTTTTAGCAGTTTGCAAATTTGTTCATCAATGTGATAAATGTCCTCATCGTAATGCTCGGTTGGACGTTCAAATGGCATTCGTTTCATATTTGTCCTCCTAATCCATAATGTTTTGCCCCATATCGGATGTTCAGGATGAAGCTCAGGTTTGCCGCAGCGTTAGACCGGTCTTCTTTTTTATCGTAAGCAGACCAAGATCCGACCGGCATGTTAGTTTTTCTTATTCGGTGCAGTATTCGCATTTTCCTTGGACACCAAAATAACGCCAGTAAAAGTTAAACGGCCTTCCCCCCAATCACATTCAGGAAAAAGGCCGTTTTGCTTGTATGATGGATTCGCTTATTGAACAAGTGCATTTCACACCGGGGCTTAAGCATAGACCGCCCCTTCCTCTCGTACAACCGGATCATCACCGGCCGCTTACCGTATGCTGCGCAGGTTTCGGCGCAACGGCGGCTCGCTGGGAGCGCGCTGGCTTCGGGCCTTGCTTCTTGCCGGTTCTCTCCGTACCGAAGGTTACCGTCAACGTGATGATTTGCCCCGCAATGGATACGGCTAATATGGTATACAAGGTTTCAACCAGCGGCATATAAAACAGGGAAAGGAGAAGCACGATCGCATCCATTAGGAAAAAGACCGTTCCTACCTTCAGTCCGCTCCATTCGCTGAACAGAACAGAGATCACGTCATCTCCACCCGTAGCTCCGCCGAATCGGAGGACGATGCCGGCACCAAAGCCGGTCAACACCCCGGACAGCAGCGCAGCTGCCAATAGATTATTCCCAAGATCGATGACGAGCGTCGAGTATCGCTCCATCAACGCATAGAAGAGCGTGAACATGCTCGCTGCCGCAACCGTATGAATGATGAATTTTCTTCCCTTTACAAACCAAGCGATCAGCAATACCGGAATATCCATCAGGATCATGCTGAGCGCAGGCGGAATATCCAGCACATACTTGCCCAACAGCGCCAGGCCAACAAATCCGCCTTCCGTCAAATGATTATAAAAATTAATGTGGTAATACGCAAATGCCATTAAAAACGTTCCGAACATCATCGCCGACATGGCGATAATCGACTCTTGATTTTTCCTCATACAGGATCCCTCTTGTCGTAGTAGATTGGTCAGACACAGGCCAATCTCTACGCAGAGGCAACCGTGAGGAGTTCATCCTTCGAACCATAGTTCCCATTCCTTTCGTAGAGACCGTCCTGGTCTTCAGACGTCCGACTTCGCTCTACGAAGGAAGCTATGTGTATGAGAGATCATAACGTTTCCAAATCGTCCTTTGGGGATTCGTCCTTCGGGGACTCATGGTATCCTGATCCTTTCTCTTTTAGTTGACTGCTAATATCATTATAACACAAAAGAGCAGCAAGCTAAACAGACAGCTTTCAATTACTGGAATTCACATAAGCTTTTGTAAAAAATTAAAGAGGTTTTTGACGTCTTTGATGCCCCTCCTCCCTTCTGGCAGAAATTATGGATTGCGGGAAGCATACGATTGGCATACCATAGGTATAATAGAACACATGTTCCCTTTTGAATCTATCGTTGAGGATGTGTCGCATATGAAACGGACGGCCCCCCCTCTTCCCACCCGGGAGGATGAAGCCCTCATTCAAGACTACATGCTGCATGCGGTCATTGAATCCGTGCTTACACGCGATATGAATCTGCTGCCAACCCTCGAGCTCAAGCTGGCTGACCTTTATGCTCTCATCCTCCGGCATGCCGGCAGAGATAATGCCGACCGGCTATGGACAGTCCGGCGGCAGATGCGGCACCGCGGCATACGCATTCTGGCCCGTCGCCGTACCGCCGCCGGATTCGAAATCAAGTATCTGTGCCGCGGATACGAATGCATGCTAGCATTCGACTCGGCTGCCTTCATGCAGGAGCTTGCAGCACGGATCGGGGCCGTATCCCAAAATCGTTTATAAGCCATACTAAGCTCCAAATACACACAAGGCAGGAGCTTTTATGAAGAATATCTTCCATATCTATGCAGCCGATCTCAGAAGAATAACCCGAAACTGGGCCGCATCCGTCATCATTCTCGGGCTCGCTGTCCTTCCCTCGCTGTACGCTTGGTTTAACATCCTTGCCTCATGGGATCCCTATGCCCAGACCTCGGGCATTTCGATTGCCGTAGCCAATCTGGATAAAGGCACCACATTGCGCGATCAGCCGATTAATCTCGGCAAGGAAATCGTTGCATCCTTGAAAACCAACGAAAAGCTGGGATGGCGGTTCACGGAGGGCAGCGAGGAGGCGGTTCAAGGCGTGCGCCGCGGCGATGACTATGCGGCCATCGTCATTCCCGAGAATTTCTCTGCCCGCATTGGAACCGTGCTTGGGGATGAACCGGTCAAAGCCGAAATTCTGTATTATACGAACGAGAAGATCAATGCCATTTCTCCAAAAGTGACCGCACAGGGCGCGTCGGGCGTCGTGGAGGAGATTAGCAAAAACTTCATCAAAACGGCAAACGGAACCATCTTTGAAATCTTCAACCGGCTGGGCATCGAAATCAAGAACGAGCTGCCGACCATTAACAGGGTCCGCGACCTGCTGTTCCGTTTGGAGGACAGTTTCCCGCAGCTGAATCAAGCGGTCATGACGGCCGAGGAGGATATCAAGCTCGCCAATCGCCTTGTTAAAGAGGCGAATGCCGCGCTGCCCCGCCTCAAGGATATTGCGCAGACAGGAGAGCAAATGGCGGGGGCGCTGGTCGAATTTGCTGATCGCGCAGCCGCGGCCTCCGCTTCGCTTGATCCCGCGCTCCGTCAGGATCTGGAGGTGCTTGAGCAAGTATCGGGTACGATATCGCAAGCGGCAGATGCGCTCGGTCAGACCGATATCGATCCCGAAGAGCTCAAACGCCGGATCCAAACCGCTGCGGAGCGGGCAAAGGTCGGATCCGAGGCAGCCAAGCGGCTCGGCGCACTGTTCCAGCGGCTTGGCAGTATTTCGCCTGCAGCCGCCTCAGGGGCGGAACGGCTGAATGAGATCGCCGCTCGGCTTGCCTCCGCCGAATCCGTCCTTACCGTAATCGGAGAAGCGCTGGAGAAAGGCGATACGCCACCGCAGGAGTCGATCGACAAGCTCAAGAAGCTGGCCGATGACATCCACGCATTGACCGGCACTCTGCTGACGCGGTATGACAGCGAGATTGGCCCGGCGATTCGAGGTGCCTTCAACAAAGGCGAAGAAACGGCGAAACGGGTACAAAGCGAGCTCAGCCATGCACTGGCAATCGTACCGGATATCCAGAAGCTGCTAAAGGATGCCGGGGCTGGCCTGAAGCTCGGGGGTCAAGAAGTACAGCTCGCGAAAAACAGGCTACCGGAGGCGGAGCAGCGCATAACGAATCTTGCCAATAAAATACGCGAGCTGGAGGCGGGCGGGGATATCCAGGAAATTATCGATTTGCTGCAAAACAACTTCGAGCTCGAGAGCCAATTTTTTGCCGAGCCTGTGGTTTTGAAGGAGAATCGATTGTACCCGATTCCCAACTACGGCTCGGCAATGTCCCCCTTCTTCACCACCTTATCGCTGTGGGTCGGGGCGCTGCTGCTCGTCTCGCTCCTTACGGTCGACGTGCATGACGAGGAAAGGAGCTTTCGCAGCGTAGAGGTGTATTTCGGACGGTACCTGACGTTTCTTACCATCGCGCTTTTGCAGGCGTTGTTCGTCACGATTGGTGATCTGTATTTACTGAAAACCTACGTATCCGATCCGGACTGGTTCATCGTATTCGCGCTCCTGGCCAGCGCTGTATTCATGCTGATCGTCTATACGCTGGTTTCGGTGTTCGGGAATGTCGGCAAGGCGCTGGCGATCGTGCTGCTCGTTCTGCAGCTGGCCGGCGCGGGGGGCACGTTCCCCATCCAGATGACGCCGCCCTTCTTCCAGGCGCTGCACCCTTATCTGCCGTTCACCTACGCCATCAGCATGATGCGTGAAGCCGTCGGCGGCATCCTATGGGATATCGTCTACCGGGATTTGCTGATGCTGCTAATTTTCGCTGTTATTGCCCTTGTCATCGGCATCGTCCTTAAAAAGCCGATCAACCGGGCAAGCAGCGGACTGGTCCGCAAAGCCAGGGAGTCCAAATTGATACATTAATCCTCGATGGCATTCCGCGCGGGTGCCGCAATAGTCTCCACTATACAGCATGCGTTACATTTTACTCCTTATCCAAGACAAAAGATGGCGGCGCCCGGGATGTTATCCGCGCACCACCATCTCTTTATTTTTGAATAATGATCGATTACCACTATTTATAGCAATTTATCGACGGATTATAGTTACCAAAATTCCGTTTTAACCGCATTTTATTTAGCTGAGGGGGCTCCGGTTGCTCCGGTTGCTCCACAAGTTTCTTAAAGGGACTTGCTCCAGTGCTTGCCAGCTACCTTGGCTCCACAAGTCCCTAGAAGGGACTTGTTCCGACGCTTACCTGCCACTTTGGCTCCACAAGTCCTCAAAAGGGACTTGCACCGGTGCTTACCTGCCACTTTGGCTCCCAACAAGCCCCTAGAAGGAACTTGTTCCGACGCTTACCAGCTACTTTTAGCTCCTTCACCAATCAACTGCCCGCTTCCTCCCTCAACCGCTTCAGCGTATCCGGCACGAGCTCACCCAGACGCCATATGGCGATATCCGAAATGCCGGCGTTCATCGCCGTTGCCATCCAGCCTGCAAGCGTCGTCCCGTCCGCATACCAAACGGTATGACGGACCCCCGCATCATCCGTATACTCGAAGTGCAGAGCGCCGCTATCGGCATCCCTCTGGGGAGCGGCGGAGCTTGAATCCGCCAGCTCGGCCGCCCGCTTCTCGGTCAACGAGGCGACCTTGCCGCCATCCGGCCAATCGAAGCCTCCCACCGACAGCGCCAAGGAGGTGTTCCCGGGAAAACTGCGCAGCTTGTCGGCCAAATTCCGGATCATCCGGTGGTCGGCCTTCGGTCCCGGGCCGCTGTGGCCACCGTACAGATTATAGGCCATCATGACATAAGAAGGACCCTCCGGAAAATCCAGTCCTTCCGTCTTCAAGCCGGGCTCAATCACAATGCGAAGGCTCAATCCCTCTGCCTGGAGGCGTTCATACAGCTCGCCATAGAACAAAGTCAGCTTGCGAAGATCACGTTTATGAACCTTTTCGTAGTCAATCTCAACCCCGTCGAATCCGGAGTCCTTCACCGTGTCGACGATCTGGTTGATATGCTTCTCCCGGGACGTGTCCGTAGCCACAAGCCTCGACACCAGGTCCGGATCCTTCTGAACCGCCGTTCCATCCTCGCCAAACCTGTCATTAACGATGGTCAGCAGCATGCGCTCCACACCGGCTGCTGTCGCAGCCTCTCGGACTTCAGGCAGCGCCTCTCCGTACTGTTCCGTAAAATGAAGCTCATCCCTGTGATTAAAATAAGCCGCGAACATGCTGAGCCCCTTAACGCTTCCGCCAAGCTGCTCCAGATCTAGCACCCCGGGCTTCCACTGCCAATCCGCGATCCAGGCAGACAGGCGAATCCCGGATGACGGCGGTGGCGGCAGTTCATCCGCGCCGCTTCTCCATTCGCGCCATAGAAAAAACGCCGCAGCGAGAATAGTGACGGCCGCCGCCCAGATCCATTTTTTGTTGAGGCTCATATTTACCGCCACCTTCTCATATAGTCTCGTCCATTTATGGTCTCACCCAGGGTGTCCCGACCGCCTGATCTCACCTAGCTGTCTCGTCCATCTATGATCATCTTGGATGTCCCGTCCATCTGACTCTCACCTAGAATGTCCTGACCGCCTAGACTTCACCTGGGGTGTCGCTACCGCCTGGATCTCACTTAAGAAGATTTCGACGGCTCGATCCCATTTAGAATGTTTCGACCGCCCAATTCACAGCTGTATCGAATGTGCGGCGAACGCGCCAGACGGCGCCTTCCAAGCCTGAGGGCTTGTTCGTATACCGTACGTCCTTGCCCCCATTCGGATCAATAGCAGATACCGTAACGTTCTCGAAGATCCCGTCGTAGATGTCGTCCTTTTGGTTCTGCTCATGGTACATCGATCCCAGGGCGACGCCGCCTCCCCGGATTGCGCTGTCCACCGGCTGACCGCCAAGGATCACCTGGCCGTCAACGCTAATCTTAAGCGTATCGCCGATTGCCGTCAGCTCCAGCTTCCTGTTGCCAAGGATATTGATCGGATATTCTTCATCATCGTCCCGATCCCCCGATAAAGTCTGCTCTTTCGTGTATACGGATGCTTTATCGAACCTCAGGTCCTCTTCGCCCCATTGCACGTCTGGCAGCGTCTGCTCGAACAGCTCTTTCGGCTCTTGGCCCGGTGCTTTTTGCTCTACCCGCAGCACGTTATTTTCAAGAACGAGCCGCAGGAACGAATCCCCCTTCTCGTCCACACGAACATAGATCGATTGCCGCCCGACCACGTTGCCGAGCAGGTTGGCCGTTACGGTCATATCAGCGCCGGGATCCTGGCGAAGACGAATACGTCCCTCGCCGGACGGAGGAGAGGTTACGATGATGCGACTGCCGTCGAATTCGGCCGCTCCGCCCTCCACTGCCCATCGGGCAGCCTCTTTATCGTCGCCCGTCACAAACGTCATATCCTGCCCAGAATCCTTGCGCAGCTTCATGCTCAAATGGTTGGTAGACCAGTAGGGCGCAGGCTGGACGCGCGTCAGGTTGTACAAATCTCCCTGCTTGTCGTTCATCGCCGTCCCCTCGCGGCTGAAATTCATCTTGAACGTTTGCCGGATCTGCTCAGTATTCGCCTTGTCGACCAGCTCATTCATCCCTTCGCCAAGGGCGTTCGCATGCATGATCATATAGGCTCCCGGCACGTAACCGAGCTTATTGCTGTACACATCGCGCATCGCCGCATAATCGGCGCCGATCCGTGCTTCCATCTCCGCTCGGTCCTCGATCGGAATCATATTCTCGTCGCGGATAAAGTCCATCAGATAATGGTTGTAATATTCAACGTTCGATTTGTCGGTCAAATCCTTTTCGTCCTTGACGCCCATGTAGCGGCCGTCCTCATCAAAAATATTAATATAGGTCAAGCGGTAACCGTTCGTCCCAAGCTCCCAATAGCCGGTCCGGGTCATCTTCAGCATATCCTTGGGCTGCAGGAATTTTCGTTCGCTGTTGCCCATTTTGTCCGCATACGACAGGAAGGTTGCTTTGAAGTTGTACTTCTCCAAAATCGGCTGCGCGAACAGCGCGGAATCGTTCCGCCCGTCTTCAAACGACAGGAACAGGGCTTTATCCGGCAGCGGCGCGCCCTTCTCGTAATAATCGATCACGTCCTGCTGCGAAATCGTCTCGTAGCCTTGATCATACAGTGCTTTGAGCTGGGCGTCCAGCTGATCCTGCGACACCAGCTTGGACGTCCCGCTCCGTCCGACTCCGAAGTAGGACAAGGCGATGAAGCCTTCGTCCTGACGCCATTTTGACTTGTCCGGCTCCTGGTAGGTTTGAAGGTCGAAGACCGCGTTGATCAAAACGACGGCCGCCACCGCCAGGAGTATGATTTGGCCGATGACCTTTATGACTTTCCTGCGATTTTTCCTCTTAACGTTGAGGGCAGGGTTACGCTTCTTACTCATTTTTGCGCCATCCTCATTTCAACATCGGCAGCTGCCTTACTGCGGCAGTCCGAATTTTTTGCCTTTGCGCCTGCGCGCTTCCTTCTTCAGCTTCGCCTCGACGTCCTGCGGCGTTTCCCGCGTGCCCCAGGTCGATTTCCAGAACGTGAACCAGGCGACCGGCATTTGCCACAACAGCACGAACTCATAGAACAAGCAGAACACGAAGCCAAATACCCACAATCTGCTCTTCCGGAGCAGCAGATGCGCGAGGCTCATGAGCAGAGCCATCATCAGGAGTCCCATCAGGAAGGTCCCCGGGAAAATCCCGTGAACGATCGGAACGTACATCAGGTTATACACGACGACGACCGGCGCAGCTATCGGCACGATCAAGCCGATATAAAAGAACAGGGCCATAAACGGCTCTTTGCGCCAAATGAATCCTCCGGCCCGCAGCGATTCCCGCAGCCAGGAACGCTTCCAGCGCATTTGCTGCTTCAAGAACACCTTCGTCTGGGAAGGCACGATCGTCGAGCAAATCGCCGAATCCTGGTAGGTCGTGCGATGCGTCTTCAAAATAAAGTTCGTCATGCTCCGATCATCCCCGAACGTAGCCGGCCGCCCCAGAAACTTCTGGTTAAGCCACGCGTCCGCATGCTGGAGAATCAGCTCTTTCCGGTAACAAGACAGCGGTCCGGACAAGCAGGTTACGCTGTCAAACCACGACTCTGCAGCCTTCATAATCCGAAAAGCAATATAGTAGCGGACGGTTTGCAGCTTCGTGATCGCATTCGTGTATTTGTTCTCGACATCGGTCCGGCCGGCAACGCCGCCCATCTTCGGATCCTGAAACGGCTGCACGAGGTGGCGAATGGCCGTCGGATCGAGGAAACTGTCCGAATCGACGAACACGACCAAATCATGCTTGGCCATTTCCACGCCCTTCACCAGCGCGACCCGCTTGCCTGCATTTTCAGGCAGAACCGTGTACGTGAGCCGGTCCCGGGTAGAATACCGCTCCGCTTCGCTATGGATGAGCTGGATCATCTCTTCAATTTGCTCCACGGACTGGTCCGTTGACCGGTCATCGACGACAATGACCTCCAGCTTATCGACCGGGTAATCCTGATTCATGCAGCTGAGGATCGTCCGCTTGATCCATTCCGCCTCGTTAAAGCACGGGATAATGATCGACACGCCGGGCGTATATTCCGGATTGATCGGCACATCCCGGTAAAGCGCTCCGAACAGATACCGGGTTAGAAGAAACAGCGCCGCAATCAAGCTGTACAAATACAGGACCATATTATATTTGAAATAGATGATGCTCTCGGCCCGCATGAGCATGATGAAGAGCACGGCTCCGAACAGCAGCGCGCTGGCCGAATATACGGAGTAGCCCCAGCGCTTGCGCCTCATGTATTCCGTCAGGGGCTTATCAAATTCAATGGCCAGCATATGGACCTGGGTGCCGCCGGTCGCGTCTACGAAAGCACGGACAACGGTTGCGTCAATATGAACGCGCGATTCAAACCCTTCAGGCATGGCGCCGGGCGGAATTTTGAATTTCGCCCGAACTTTGTCCCCGACTTTAATGCCTGGATTAGCTGCAGGCAGCTTCAA from Paenibacillus ihbetae includes:
- a CDS encoding glycosyl hydrolase family 18 protein, giving the protein MSLNKKWIWAAAVTILAAAFFLWREWRSGADELPPPPSSGIRLSAWIADWQWKPGVLDLEQLGGSVKGLSMFAAYFNHRDELHFTEQYGEALPEVREAATAAGVERMLLTIVNDRFGEDGTAVQKDPDLVSRLVATDTSREKHINQIVDTVKDSGFDGVEIDYEKVHKRDLRKLTLFYGELYERLQAEGLSLRIVIEPGLKTEGLDFPEGPSYVMMAYNLYGGHSGPGPKADHRMIRNLADKLRSFPGNTSLALSVGGFDWPDGGKVASLTEKRAAELADSSSAAPQRDADSGALHFEYTDDAGVRHTVWYADGTTLAGWMATAMNAGISDIAIWRLGELVPDTLKRLREEAGS
- a CDS encoding YhgE/Pip domain-containing protein, whose product is MKNIFHIYAADLRRITRNWAASVIILGLAVLPSLYAWFNILASWDPYAQTSGISIAVANLDKGTTLRDQPINLGKEIVASLKTNEKLGWRFTEGSEEAVQGVRRGDDYAAIVIPENFSARIGTVLGDEPVKAEILYYTNEKINAISPKVTAQGASGVVEEISKNFIKTANGTIFEIFNRLGIEIKNELPTINRVRDLLFRLEDSFPQLNQAVMTAEEDIKLANRLVKEANAALPRLKDIAQTGEQMAGALVEFADRAAAASASLDPALRQDLEVLEQVSGTISQAADALGQTDIDPEELKRRIQTAAERAKVGSEAAKRLGALFQRLGSISPAAASGAERLNEIAARLASAESVLTVIGEALEKGDTPPQESIDKLKKLADDIHALTGTLLTRYDSEIGPAIRGAFNKGEETAKRVQSELSHALAIVPDIQKLLKDAGAGLKLGGQEVQLAKNRLPEAEQRITNLANKIRELEAGGDIQEIIDLLQNNFELESQFFAEPVVLKENRLYPIPNYGSAMSPFFTTLSLWVGALLLVSLLTVDVHDEERSFRSVEVYFGRYLTFLTIALLQALFVTIGDLYLLKTYVSDPDWFIVFALLASAVFMLIVYTLVSVFGNVGKALAIVLLVLQLAGAGGTFPIQMTPPFFQALHPYLPFTYAISMMREAVGGILWDIVYRDLLMLLIFAVIALVIGIVLKKPINRASSGLVRKARESKLIH
- a CDS encoding YitT family protein; translated protein: MRKNQESIIAMSAMMFGTFLMAFAYYHINFYNHLTEGGFVGLALLGKYVLDIPPALSMILMDIPVLLIAWFVKGRKFIIHTVAAASMFTLFYALMERYSTLVIDLGNNLLAAALLSGVLTGFGAGIVLRFGGATGGDDVISVLFSEWSGLKVGTVFFLMDAIVLLLSLFYMPLVETLYTILAVSIAGQIITLTVTFGTERTGKKQGPKPARSQRAAVAPKPAQHTVSGR
- a CDS encoding chorismate mutase; amino-acid sequence: MKRMPFERPTEHYDEDIYHIDEQICKLLKERKELSNHNPGYPPLEYIEKWAADYEFYPDFLKSVFAALLTEQYFKPVVKPTGFRKHIPVLKSVEQGEFFYTVTSVRQYDNASVVTFNVDWDVTNESEPSYELKHFELYVGDEYDCSMDTGRSASGHSSFNYIISPPLSDQIQGMEFIFSEFSRPFSNKPTGQKITIRVD
- a CDS encoding glycosyltransferase, which gives rise to MLKFRKKDKRIKEVLTEPRADRRTLSYVPDPEQIRVTADRRGKHAMKNGDNGADPDYLNQLRTLSLRYVAEFDVRILPGGQGRKAALQGTSSDISATGMLLKLPAANPGIKVGDKVRAKFKIPPGAMPEGFESRVHIDATVVRAFVDATGGTQVHMLAIEFDKPLTEYMRRKRWGYSVYSASALLFGAVLFIMLMRAESIIYFKYNMVLYLYSLIAALFLLTRYLFGALYRDVPINPEYTPGVSIIIPCFNEAEWIKRTILSCMNQDYPVDKLEVIVVDDRSTDQSVEQIEEMIQLIHSEAERYSTRDRLTYTVLPENAGKRVALVKGVEMAKHDLVVFVDSDSFLDPTAIRHLVQPFQDPKMGGVAGRTDVENKYTNAITKLQTVRYYIAFRIMKAAESWFDSVTCLSGPLSCYRKELILQHADAWLNQKFLGRPATFGDDRSMTNFILKTHRTTYQDSAICSTIVPSQTKVFLKQQMRWKRSWLRESLRAGGFIWRKEPFMALFFYIGLIVPIAAPVVVVYNLMYVPIVHGIFPGTFLMGLLMMALLMSLAHLLLRKSRLWVFGFVFCLFYEFVLLWQMPVAWFTFWKSTWGTRETPQDVEAKLKKEARRRKGKKFGLPQ
- a CDS encoding polysaccharide deacetylase family protein codes for the protein MSKKRNPALNVKRKNRRKVIKVIGQIILLAVAAVVLINAVFDLQTYQEPDKSKWRQDEGFIALSYFGVGRSGTSKLVSQDQLDAQLKALYDQGYETISQQDVIDYYEKGAPLPDKALFLSFEDGRNDSALFAQPILEKYNFKATFLSYADKMGNSERKFLQPKDMLKMTRTGYWELGTNGYRLTYINIFDEDGRYMGVKDEKDLTDKSNVEYYNHYLMDFIRDENMIPIEDRAEMEARIGADYAAMRDVYSNKLGYVPGAYMIMHANALGEGMNELVDKANTEQIRQTFKMNFSREGTAMNDKQGDLYNLTRVQPAPYWSTNHLSMKLRKDSGQDMTFVTGDDKEAARWAVEGGAAEFDGSRIIVTSPPSGEGRIRLRQDPGADMTVTANLLGNVVGRQSIYVRVDEKGDSFLRLVLENNVLRVEQKAPGQEPKELFEQTLPDVQWGEEDLRFDKASVYTKEQTLSGDRDDDEEYPINILGNRKLELTAIGDTLKISVDGQVILGGQPVDSAIRGGGVALGSMYHEQNQKDDIYDGIFENVTVSAIDPNGGKDVRYTNKPSGLEGAVWRVRRTFDTAVNWAVETF